The Pantoea vagans genome contains the following window.
ATGCCATTGGCTTTCACCGGCGTGGCTTCGAAGGTGTACTCCGTCGCATCCGCATCCTGACGCAGATCGCCCGTGTGATAAGTCCAGGCTACCTCAAGGTCTTTCACGTTGTCTTTAGTGATTTGATTCAGCGAAGAGAAACGCTGGCCATCTGTGGTGCCACCGTATGCGCTCCAGTCATTGGCTGCGCCCTGCTCGCTGGTCTGCTCACGCGCATTCGTGATAGTGCCTGCCTGCGGCAGCGGGTCGTAGAAACAAAGGCCGATCACGACGACAATCATCACGATCACCGTGCCACCCAGGAAGGTGTGGAAACGGCGCTGACCTTGATACAGCGGTTTGACCACCCACGGCATAGCCAGCCACAGGCCGATGACACCAAACAGATCGCCACGCGGGATCCATTGCCATTTATCAAAGCCCACTTCCCAGATAATCCAGGCCAGTGTAATCCACATCAGCACCGCGTACAGTGCCAACGCGCTGCGCTGGTTTCTGAACAGTAAAATCGCGGTAATCAGTAAACCCACCGCCATCAGCGCATAGAACGCACTCCCGCCTAACATCAGCAATTTCCCACCCATATAAAGCAGCGCTAATGCCAGAATCGCAAGCACGATGCTGGTTAGTTTGTTAACCATGCCAATCCCTCAACGTTTTTCATCATTAACCACCCAAAATAAACCTACACAGTTTCAACAAAATTTTAACGTACGTTATCGAACAGTAAAAACCCGTTGCTGAGTGTGTCGTTAGCTTCGCTTATGAATGTAGCCTGGCTTATCACTGACGAATCGCGCTGCGGCCATAGTGTGATTGAAATCACGTTTTATTTTTTGTAGAGAGAATTAATCATTAGTGAGGATAAATCGCATTTTTTGATAACGCCGCACGGTCAGTTTCGCAGCAACCCCGGTTTTTGCGTGTTACGCATATCGATGTGCGGAATTGTTACTACGCCTGCTGTAGTGGAAAACTTACGCTGTTTTCTTTTTCTCAGGGAAACATCATGAAATTTACGTTTATCGCCAGTGCATTGCTTGCCATCACTATGACTGCACATGCCGCCAGTACCGAACTGGTGATCGGTGACCAAAAAGGAAACGCGCGCGCCGTGATGTCTGCAGCAGGCGAACTTAACAACCTGCCTTATGAAATCAAATGGTATGAGTTCCCCAACGCTGCTCCACTGCTGGAGTCGCTGAACTCACAACATCTGGACGCAGGATTGGTCGGTGATGGCCCACTGGCCTTCGCGGTGGCCGCAGGGGCAAAAATTCGCGCGATACAAGCTTCGCAATATTTAGGCAACGGTCTGCTTGTGAAGGCAAACAGTGCAATCCATACCGTTGCCGATTTAAAAGGAAAGAAAGTGGCCACGGTCAAAGGCTCGTCGGGGCAAAATATGGTGCTCAGCGCGCTACATCAGGCGGGATTGCCGGATGACAGTGTGAACTTTGTCTTCACTACCCCAGCAGAAGCCACACTGGCACTGGATAATGGGGCTGTCGATGCCGTCGCAACCTGGGAACCGTACGTCTCCTTTGCCGTGGCGCAATCAGGTGATCGCATCGCCATTGACGGCAAAGATGCGCCCGTGTCGAACTATCTGGTGGCAACCGATAGCGCCATCAACAGTAAGCGTGCCGCATTGGTCGATTTTCGCCAGCGCTTGATTCGTGCACGTGCGTGGGGCGTTGCACATCCGCAAGCCTATGCCAGCGGAATTGCCTCACTGCTGCGTCTGCCAGACGCGGTAGCACTGAGCAAAGTACAACGAGAGAATAATGCGCCGGTGGAAGATTACGCGCTGATTGCACAGCGCCAACAAGCCGCCATAGATACCTTTGCGCGCAGTGGATTGATTAAACCGGGCTTGCAAGCCAGCACCCTGGTTGATGCATCGTTTTTTAATCCACAGGGAGCGGCTCGACCATGATGAACCTGGCGCTGTATCTGGATTCCGGTATTCATCAGGGCGGCTGGCGACATCCGCGCGCAGCCACCACCGGGGGAAGTAACTGGCCGCTGTACCGTAAAATCGCGCAGCGTGCGGAGGCGGCAAAACTCGATATGATTTTTGTTGCCGACAAGCTGGCAATCGATAATGTCTATGGCGGGCATCTGGCGCACACCGTGCAACACCGACAGGTTGGCTGGTCGGAGCCGCTGACACTGTTGGCGGCGTTGGCGGCAGTCACCGATCGCATCGGCCTGGGCGGTACGGTCTCCTCCTCCTATTCCGATCCCTACACTACCGCGCGCCAACTGGCCAATATCGACCACATCAGCGGTGGGCGCGCCGCATGGAATGTAGTGACGTCATTAACGCATGCTGAAGCGCGTAACTTTGGTCGCAGCCAGCATTTTAGCCATGAGGATCGCTACCGCCGTGCGGCAGAGTTCATCGATGTGATGAAAGCGCTGTGGGACAGCTTTGAAGAAGATGCGCTGGTGGTGGAGAAAAACAGTGCACGCTTTGCCGATCCCGCCCGCTTTCATCGTGTCGACCATCGGGGCGAATCCTTTGAGGTACAGGGGCCGCTCAATCTTCCCCGCCCGCCGCAGGGGCATCCGGTGGTGATCCAGGCGGGCGTTTCCGATGCCTTTATTGATTTGGCCGCGCAGCACGCAGAAATGCTGTTTGTGGTGCAACCCAACCGTGAGCGTGCGCAGCAGTTCTATCAAACCCTCAAGCAACGCGCAGAACATTATCAGCGCCAACGCGGTCAACTCCGCATTCTGCCGGGATTAGTGCCGATTGTCGGTTACAACAAAGATGATGCCCGCGATCGTGCTGAGTATCTGAAATCCCTGATCACAGTGGAATCAGGGCTGAGTTTTGTCTCCGCCAGCATGAATATCGATTTATCACAGTATCCAGTCGATGGACCGGTGCCAGACCTACGCGAGCAGATCACTGGCAGCAAAGGCCGTTTCCAGTATGTGATAGCCAGCGCCATTGAGCAGAATCTGACCTTAGGTGAAATGGCTAAACGCTATGCTGAGAGTTTGTCGTTCCCTTCACCGACAGGTACTGCTGATGACATCGCGCAACAGATGATTGACTGGTATCAACAGCAAGCCTGTGATGGCTTCGTTATTCTCCCGACTTACATTGATGAAAACGAAGACCTGTTCCTCAGCGAAGTGGTACCGCGTTTACAGGATGCCGGGGTGTTCAGACAGGATTATTCCGCAGGCACATTGCGCGATCGCTTGGGATTGGCTAAACCCGTCAATCGCTTTCATCAATAAGATCTAATGAAATGATTTAACCTTTTATTAGACCGCCACTGCGATTATTCCTGGCAAAAATCGACGCAGTGGCGCTAATAACGCGCTTTTAATAACCTTTTCATTTCACACCAACAAATTTCACTCCCCTCATATTGATTAGCAGCTTCCAAGTCGATTTATTTTAAGAATTTACCCAGCCTGATATTGCCAATAGAGCGTGATATAAATCACGCGACTGCACTGCGGCAAGGCCGCTAATAACAAGAAGGCTTATTATGATCAGCGCAGAAAATTTTTATCAAAAATTACGCTTCACTTTCAAACTCTCACATGCAGCATTGATGTTTCCAGCCGCCAATGCGCGGGCTAAGCAGTATAAGGTCTTATCCGCGGAACAGACCATTGACCTGCTGCTCAGCAATGACAAACTCTCATTAAGCCGCTATGGTGCAGGGGAACTGGAGATGACGCTATTTAACAGCCAAAGTTATCAGCCCTGGGATGAAAGATTGTCAATTCGCCTAAAAGAGATACTGCGTCGGGCAACGCAACCGAATAATCCTTGTTTAGTTTGTTTACCGGATGCGTTACGTGGTTCAGATAATATTGGCTTCGGTTCGGCCCTGTTTTGGTTTTTCCATAAAGCCTTTTTCTTCCGCCACTATGAAAACTTATTAAAAAAAGAGTACCAATACGGTAATACCTCGGTAACAGGTTCTTATACCCTGCTTAAAGGTCAAGACCAAAACCCGATATTCAATAAGTTTAAAAAGCTATTCAAAAATAAGAAAATACTGATCGTTGAAGGCAAACATTCACATTTGGAACCTGGAAACGAATTACTGGCAGATGCGCTGGAAGTCAAACGCATTACCACGCTGAATCGTCATGCCTTTTCTGTTTATAACGATCTCTATTGTTCCGTGCTATCTCATGCGCGTGATTTCGATATGGTGTTGATGTCACTGGGCCCAACGGCGACAGTATTGGCCTACGATCTCAGCCAGCATGGCATCCGCTGTATCGATATGGGGCAAATGGAGGGTGAGCACGACACGATGCGTCTTTCATCGCTCAATAACCTGACTTACGTGGACAAAAATAGTGATTTAGTGGGGCATCAGGAACCCGACGCACTGTATCGAAGCCAGGTATTGCTGCACGTCGGTTTGCCCGTCGAAGCAGAGCTGAGTGCCCCTATGCTCCAACAGCCTTTGATGTAAATCAGATCGCAAGAAATCTCAAAAATGCATATTTTTGCGATTGCTTGCGTTATCTCAGCGTTTCTTCAGCCACTCTTTGAGTTTTCGCAGTGAAACGGGGGCTTGATACACCGTCCCTTTTCCCTCTTTGATTGGCCTCAACAGCCCTTGCTCGGCGAGACTTTTTAACCGACTGCGCGCTGTGTTATCAGCAATACCTAACCGTGATTTCACCGCCGCCGCACTCAATAACGAACCTGGCGCGTGCAATGCAATCGCCATAATATCCAGTTCGCCCTTGGCCAAGGCTTTGTTTTCTTCTACCCATTTCACCAGCAGAGCACGTTCCTGATGCAGTGTGGTGATTTGCTCAGTAAAGGCCTTAACCGCGCGCATCACCACATCACACTGGAATTGCACAAAATAGGTGAGATCAAGTTCATCCGTTTCGCTGTAAAGGTAGGACATCCCGTATTTAATCGCTGCCGCTTTAAGCAGTTTACTGATCGAGATATAGCGAAAAGCGTGATACCCACGGCGAATGAGATGGTGATAGAACAAGCCGCGCGCGGTACGTCCATTGCCATCATAGAAAGGATGAATGTAACCAATGGCAAAATGCATGATGCAAGCGACCAGCAAGGGATGGGTGCCCTGCTGTTCAAGAAATTCAACTTCAGCACAGAGGGCATGCAGCATGCCATCGACCAAAGAGTAATCCGGTGGTTGATGGATGATTTCACCGTCCCGACCGGCGACAAAAATATCGTTGTTTCTGCGCACCTCCCCAGGCCGATATTTTTCATCATTGATGCCCGCGCACGCGATATGGTGCATGTCCAAAATATCATCGCGCGTTAGCGGCCCATCCCCCATGGCCGTAATGTGCTGCATGAGACGCCAGTTGCCCATGATCATGCTTTCATCTTCATTGCGCGGTTCACGCCCCACCGCCAGCAGTTCCATCGCAACCCGGGAAGTCGTAGCAGCCCCCTCTAGCTGACTGGAGGAGATCGCCTCCTCCATGATTAATTGCGACATTAAGTAGGACGCCGCATCCTCATCCGTAAGCTCTCCGTTGCGTGCAAAGGTCGTGCGATCAACCAACGAGATTGCCGCGTTAATACGCGTGGTGAAATTGACGCTCACTTCCTGAGAGGCAATCACAAAATGGTGAGCCGTACTGCGCCGTTTGAACTTCAACGCACTCCACAGCGCCAGCCGTTCATCCGCATCACTGATACGGCGGTATAACTCATCAAAGTGAAGGTAGCGGGCATCCCACTCGCTGTAACGGCTGAGCAGAGCAGCTATGTCATTGCTGCTCTGTTGATCCATGAGTTGTGTCGGCGGGCGGCGCAGTTTCATCGCAAGAAATCTCAAAAATGACGTTTTTTGAGTTTACTTGAGATTCCGCTGGGTGACAAATCTCAAGGAAAATAATTTAACCATATGAATTTATTGATTTTACATAGAGACTGTAACAGCCAAAAAAAAGCCTGCAGGCCGCTCCCCCTGCGGTGGCGGCACAACAGGCGATGTAAGCTATACCGCGTGCCGCTGGCAGAACGCCGCAATATCGGGTGACTGAAAATCAGCCAGATGCGCCATCAGCTTCTCCAGCGGCCAGTTCCACCACGCAATCGCCTGCAGTTGCAGAGCGATATCCGGCGTAAAACGACCACGAATCACTTTCGCCGGAATACCGCCAACGATGGTATAGGGTGCCACATCTTTTGTGACCACCGCGCCTGCTGCCAGCACCGCGCCATCGCCAATGGTCACGCCGGGTAGCACAATCACGCCGTGGCCGATCCACACATCGTTCCCGATAATGACGCGGTCGGCTCGGCGGTCAGCAAAAAATCCCGCATCCCGTTCCGCCTGGTTGTCGTAATATTCCGGGCAGTAGGTGAAACGGTGCTGGGAAGCGCGGTCCATCGGATGATTAGGCGCACCGATACGCACCTGGTTGGCGATAGCGGTAAAACGGCCAATCTGCGCATCAGCAACACAACAGTGCTCACCGAGGTAGGAAAAATCACCCAGTTCGCTGTATTCCAGATAACTCTCTGCCAGGATTTCACATTGCTGACCAATGTGGGTTTCGCGCATACGCACGCTGGGATCGATAACAGTGTGTTGCAGTTTTGCCGGTTGAACAGCAGTGAGTGCCATAGAGAACTCCAATGTGGTCAGATGTCTGGATAACGGGTTGTACCAGGTCAACCGCGAAGCACAACACTAAAGCGGGAAGATGACAGAAATGCTATCGTAACGCCTCTGATGCAGGCGATGGATAAAGGAAAGGGAATGAGAACACCGTGGTCACTGCTGGCACTGTTGTGGTCAGCCGGGCAGGCAACTGCCGCCCTGCCCGCTGATATTAAAGCGGGCGATATTGTGCAGGTCCAGTTATCACAATTGCATCCCACTCAGGCGGCGATTGGGTATCGGCAGTTGGATTACAAACTGCACCGTTATCAGGCCGATCCCAAAAAGCTGTTTGATGATTTCTGTGAAAGTATGGGACAGAAAGGCGTGGACAAATTCAGCAGTAAATCGCGCATCTCTGACCTCGACAGTTTCACCTGTAAAGCGTCAGTTGGTTCGCATCCTGGCCCGATGAAGACAGCGGTGATTGCACCGGATAATGCGCTCTATCTCACCGATGGTCATCACACCTTCAGTAACTTTGCCGACATTGGCGGTTTGAAAACGCATGTACAGGTGCGCATCACCAATGACTTCCGCAACCTGACCAGCATGAAAGCATTCTGGCAACAGATGGAAGCTGCGCATCTGGTCTGGCTGGATACGCCAAAAGGGAAAATCACACCGGATGATTTACCGAAAGAGTTAGGCCGCAAGCATATGCAGGATGACGAATACCGTTCACTGGTATACTTCGTGCGCGATATTGGCTTCGAGAAAGAAGAGAACCCGCCGCCTTTCCTGGAATTCTACTGGGGACAATGGCTGGAAACCCAGCTACCGCTGACTTCCTTCGATTTGCATGACCGTAAAGGCTATGGCGCCGCCATCACCGCGATTGCCGAGAAAATCACTGATGTGCCGAAAGACACGGTGATTGCCCAGAGCGATGCCGGCCCGCTTACCGCTGAAAAACTGGGTGCCATGAAGAAAGTGAACGAGAAGAAACTCGACAAGCTGATCTCTGCTGAAGGCAAATTAGGCTGGGCGTTTAAACAATAACTTCGCTGGTTTTCACCAGCGCCAGAAAGTTCTGCGCCGTTGCCGTAAACGCATGGTCATTCCATGCCACCGCTAATCCGGTGGTGGGTATCGGCGCTTTAATCTGCTTAAACACCACGCCCGCCAGGCTGAATTGCCGCATCGATTCGGGTACCAGCGACACCCCTAACCCCGCCGCAACCACCGATAGTATCGAGACAATGTGCGGCGCGGGTTGCCCCTCCATCGGCGTAAAACCTTGCTGGCGGCAGGCCAGCAACACTGACTCACGCAAACTGGTGCCACTCTCTTTCGGCGTAAGAATAAAGTGTTCCTCACGCAGTGAAGGCAGGGCAATCTTCCCGCGCAGACGTGCCTGCGGATGGCTAGCAGGCAGTGCAGCCACCAGCGGCTCCTGTAACAATAGTTGCATCGTCACGTTATCGGGGATGGCATTTTCCTGCCGCAACAGCGCAATATCCAGCTGCTGATTCGCCAGCGCCTGCAACAGCACAATCGAGTTGGCTTCCATGACGTTAAGAAACACGTCTGGATGCGCCTGACGAAAGGCGCGAATGCAGCCTGGGATCAGTGGATTCATGCCAGCCGTTCCGGTAAAACCCAAACGCAACGTTCCGGTGTCACCTTGTGCCGCGCGACGAGCCGACGCAATGGCTTCTCCGGCCAGAGCGGGCAGCGGTTGGATCGCTTGTAAAAAAGCGTGCCCGGCTTCAGTGAGTGCTACACCCTGCGCAGTGCGGTTAAACAATGCGTATCCCACTTCAGCCTCCAGATCTTTAATCTGCATGCTGAGCGGGGGTTGTCCGATTCCCAGTCTGGCTGCCGCGCGTGTGAAGTTACGCTCGGTGGCCACCGCGAGAAAATAGCGAATATGGCGCAATTCCATCTGTTTTATAGATACCATTATGCAGTGCTATATATTGGACAGATAATAAGTGGCGCGGTAGCGTTGTGCAATCTTCGTTACGCTGGAATCACCATGAGTCGCTTGTTAGAAACTGCTTTACCCGCCACCTCGGTGCCCCCTGCCACCTGTAGCATTGCCCGCGGCAGCAGCGAATATCGCCGCGCAGGCATCGCCTTTTTCATGCTGGGACTGGCGAGTTTTTCGCTGATCTATTGTGTACAACCGCTGCTGCCCGCATTTACTCACTCGTTTGGTGTGACTCCAGCGCAGAGCTCGCTGGCACTGTCACTCACCACCGGGTTATTGGCGATCTCCATTCTGCTGGCGGGGGCGTTTTCTCAAGCGGTGGGGCGCCGTGGATTGATGTTCACCTCGATGGCGCTGGCCTCGATCTGTAATTTTATCGCGGCAGTGCTGCCAGACTGGCACATGTTGCTGGTGGCACGTGCGGTGGAAGGCGTGGTGTTGGGCGGTGTGCCCGCCGTGGCAATGGCATGGCTTGCTGAAGAGATCGACAAGAAGGACCTCGGTAAAACCATGGGATTGTATGTCGGCGGCACGGCCTTTGGCGCCATGGTTGGGCGAGTCGGCATGGGATTACTGACGGAATTCACCTCCTGGCGCATCGCCATGGGCGTGCTCGGTGTGCTGGGCATGGCCGCAGCGATTGCGTTTGTGCTTTTGCTGCCTGAGTCGCGTAATTTTGAGCGGAAGCCCGGGCTCAATCTTCACTTTCACTTCAGAGCCTGGTTCAGTCACCTCGGCAATAAGGGCTTGATTCGCCTATATGCCACCGGCTTCTTCCTGACCAGCGTGTTTGTCACGCTCTTCAACTACGCCACTTTTCGCCTCTCTGACGCGCCATTTCATTTCAGCCAGACACAAGTCAGCCTGATCTTTTGCGCCTATGCGATTGGCATTGTCTCCTCTTCACTATCCGGCAGTCTGGCGGATCGCTTTGGCCGTAAACCGCTGTTGATTACCGGGTTCCTGCTGTTACTGGCGGGTATCTTACTGACGGTGCCAGACAACCTGCTGTGTTTGATTGGCGGCATTATCCTGATCACCAGCGGTTTCTTTGTCGCGCACGCAGCCGCCAGCGGATCGGTTGGGCCCTTGGCGGGCAACAATCGCGGCCATGCGTCTTCGCTTTATCTGCTGTTCTACTACATGGGTTCCAGCATCACCGGTTCATTCGGCGGTTGGTTCTGGCTGCACGGTGGATGGAATGCGGTGGTGGGTTTGACCGTGGTGATGGCGCTGGCGGGGCTAGCTTTGAGCGGGTTGTCACGGCAGAAAAGCGCAGGATGAAACGGCTATGGTGCATCACCACCTTGGTTTTAATGCCATTCAATGTGAATTTGTATGCAGGTGCGCATCAATGCGCACCCTACGAAAAACAGTATCAATTCTTGTAGAGTCGCCATTCATGGCGACCAACAAATGCTTAACGGACTAACATCACGACCAAAGGGCTATGTAGTTTGCAACGCGAAATTAAGCCAGTTCGCAGTTTTTAACATCTGCCGAAGGCGCCAGCAGATTTTTATCAAACTCACGCAACGGCGCTGCGTCACGGATGCGCATCGGCCAGTCAGGATTCGCCAGCGCGCTTTTACCCAAGGCCACATAATCAGCCCCCTGCTCCAGCGCCTGTGAAGCACTGCGGCTGTCGGAAAGCGAACCGTTGGCGACAATCGTCAGATTGGGTGCGGCTTGCCGGGCAATCTGCACCAGGGAAAACAGAGTGTCAGCGAAAGCGGGCTGCAGCGCGTCGTATTCAGTGAGGTGCAGATAATCAATTCCCGACTCAGCCAGTAAAGCAAACACCTGCCTCGCCCCCGCTTCGCCTTCCTGCCACTGATGGTGGAAATCATTCACTTTGCCTTGAGAGATACGCACGCCCAAGGTCACATCATGACCCACGCGCTGACGTACCGCTCGAATCACCGCCAGCGTTAACGACAAGCGTGCGGCAATATCGCCGCCCCAGCGGTCACTGCGCTGATTGGTGTAATCCGTGAAGAATTGATCGAGCAGATAACCATTAGCCCCGTGGATTTCAATGCCATCAAAACCGGCTACGCCAATGGCGCGCGCGGCAGTCTCAGCAAAGCTTTCAATCACCTGCTGGATCTGCTCCTCACTCATCTCTGCCGGCAATGCATATTTGCCGTGACCATGATAAAAGCCCAATTGTTCTCCGCGCGGTTGCACGGCAGAGGGGGCCAGCGTATCGCTACGGTAGATATTGCCCTGAGAAATCGCGCCAGCATGCATCAATTGCGCGATGATCTTCCCGCCCTGCTGATGCACACCGTCCGTGATGGCTCGCCAGCCAGCAACCTGTTGGCTGTTAACCAATCCGGCCTGAAAGGCATAGGTTTGTGACCAGGCTTCATCAATGTAAAGCCCTTCGGTGATGATGGTGCCAAAGCCACCACGCGCGAAGCGTTCGTAGTAGTGCTTCATCCGCTCACCCGGTACGCCATCCACTGTCGCAGAAATACGCGTCATGGGCGCGACCATGACGCGGTTCTTCAGGGCGAGACGATTTAACGTGCCGCTCTGAAATAAATGTTTATCGGCCATGTGCTACTTAATGTTCCCTGATTAACGTCAGCGCGCATTATAGTGTGGCGTCATAGCAGCAAAAATGACCAAAGTTGATACGTCTGTATAACGGAAATCGTTAAAATGAACTCCAAAGATATTGAGGTCTTCCTGATGGTATCGCAAACGCGCAGTCTGACGCAGGCGGCGCGGCGGCTCAATACCACAACGATGACCGTGTCGCGTCGGCTGGCTTCCCTTGAGGAAGACCTGGGTGTACGCCTGATGCATCGCACCACACGTGCCATCGCGTTAACCGATGAAGGTGAAGAGTTTCTGCCCTTCGCCAAATCGCTGGCGGAAACCGAGCAGAGCGCGCGCAATCTGTTCTCACCTCATCAACAAGGCGCGACAGGACAGCTACGGATCACCGCACCCTCTGGTTTTGGTCGACGGACCATCATTCCGCTGTTACCCGCACTGATGGAGGCCAATCCTGAGCTGCGTATTGAGTTTCAACTCAGCGATGACGTTACTGATTTGGTTGGCTTAGGCTTCGATGTTGCTATTCGTATTGCGCCACTGCGTGATTCCCGCCTGGTGGCACATCGCCTGGCAGATAATCCGCGCATGCTCTGTGCATCACCCGATTATCTGCATCGCTTTGGGACACCTCAGACACTTACCGACCTGCACAAACATAACTGCCTGCGACTCTCCAGCGTGGTGCAGTGGAGTTTTATGGTTGATGGGCATATCTCCAGCCTCAGCGTGGAGGGCCGTTTTAGCGGCAGTAACGTTGAGGGCGTGCGCACCTTGTGTGTTGCCGGCAGCGGTATCGCGCAGCTATCGGAATGGGACATCCGTGAGGAATTGGCGGCGGGTGAACTGGTTGCTATCGAGTTGCTGGATGCGCAACCACAGATGCTCGGCGTCTGGGCACTGTTTCCCACCACGCGTCAGTTGCCCGCGCGAGTCACGGTATTTCTCAATGCCTTAAAGCAGGTGATGGAAAAAAACAGATAAGTTACCTGTTCACGCCAGGGGAATGTACGCTTAAATCAATGACTCACCGATTCGCTTCGTGGAGACCCATTTTGAAACCTGAAATTCATACCCTCGCCTCAACTGAAATCTATCGCAATCGCTGGATGACTTTAAAAGAAGACAAAATTCAACGCGCTGACGGCAGCGAAGGCATCTATTCGGTAATCGAAAAAGACGATTTTGTGGTGGTCCTCCCTGTGGAGCAGGACAGCATTTTTGTTGTGGAACAGTATCGCTATCCCGTGAGTGAACGCACGCTGGAACTGCCACAAGGCAGTTGGGAACTGGACCCTGGCGCCTCACCTGAAGCACTGGCGGCGGGAGAGTTACAAGAAGAAACCGGCCTGGTTGCCGACCGCTGGCAATATGTCGGGTATCAGAAATTAGCCCAGGGGTACTCTTCGCAGGGATATCACATCTATCTCGCCAGCGAGTTGCATTATCAGGGACAGAATCTGGATGCGGAAGAAGTTGGACTGACGGCGCGTAAAGTGAAAATCAGTGAGTTTTTACAGTGGGTGCTGGAAGGGAAAGTAACGGATGCCACCTCAGTGACCGCGTTTTT
Protein-coding sequences here:
- a CDS encoding MFS transporter encodes the protein MSRLLETALPATSVPPATCSIARGSSEYRRAGIAFFMLGLASFSLIYCVQPLLPAFTHSFGVTPAQSSLALSLTTGLLAISILLAGAFSQAVGRRGLMFTSMALASICNFIAAVLPDWHMLLVARAVEGVVLGGVPAVAMAWLAEEIDKKDLGKTMGLYVGGTAFGAMVGRVGMGLLTEFTSWRIAMGVLGVLGMAAAIAFVLLLPESRNFERKPGLNLHFHFRAWFSHLGNKGLIRLYATGFFLTSVFVTLFNYATFRLSDAPFHFSQTQVSLIFCAYAIGIVSSSLSGSLADRFGRKPLLITGFLLLLAGILLTVPDNLLCLIGGIILITSGFFVAHAAASGSVGPLAGNNRGHASSLYLLFYYMGSSITGSFGGWFWLHGGWNAVVGLTVVMALAGLALSGLSRQKSAG
- a CDS encoding NADH:flavin oxidoreductase, which codes for MADKHLFQSGTLNRLALKNRVMVAPMTRISATVDGVPGERMKHYYERFARGGFGTIITEGLYIDEAWSQTYAFQAGLVNSQQVAGWRAITDGVHQQGGKIIAQLMHAGAISQGNIYRSDTLAPSAVQPRGEQLGFYHGHGKYALPAEMSEEQIQQVIESFAETAARAIGVAGFDGIEIHGANGYLLDQFFTDYTNQRSDRWGGDIAARLSLTLAVIRAVRQRVGHDVTLGVRISQGKVNDFHHQWQEGEAGARQVFALLAESGIDYLHLTEYDALQPAFADTLFSLVQIARQAAPNLTIVANGSLSDSRSASQALEQGADYVALGKSALANPDWPMRIRDAAPLREFDKNLLAPSADVKNCELA
- a CDS encoding LysR family transcriptional regulator; amino-acid sequence: MNSKDIEVFLMVSQTRSLTQAARRLNTTTMTVSRRLASLEEDLGVRLMHRTTRAIALTDEGEEFLPFAKSLAETEQSARNLFSPHQQGATGQLRITAPSGFGRRTIIPLLPALMEANPELRIEFQLSDDVTDLVGLGFDVAIRIAPLRDSRLVAHRLADNPRMLCASPDYLHRFGTPQTLTDLHKHNCLRLSSVVQWSFMVDGHISSLSVEGRFSGSNVEGVRTLCVAGSGIAQLSEWDIREELAAGELVAIELLDAQPQMLGVWALFPTTRQLPARVTVFLNALKQVMEKNR
- a CDS encoding NUDIX domain-containing protein, producing the protein MKPEIHTLASTEIYRNRWMTLKEDKIQRADGSEGIYSVIEKDDFVVVLPVEQDSIFVVEQYRYPVSERTLELPQGSWELDPGASPEALAAGELQEETGLVADRWQYVGYQKLAQGYSSQGYHIYLASELHYQGQNLDAEEVGLTARKVKISEFLQWVLEGKVTDATSVTAFLLARAKGLIA